The following are from one region of the Sandaracinus amylolyticus genome:
- a CDS encoding sterol desaturase family protein, whose product MRSLAIVYLGLLIIAPLCALAQRLRPSATPAPRVLSRSRRVDWLYWIVTPLGTGFLTRAATLTFAAMVVLALGWGDLEALLDVFHARSPLPFARWPLWAQFPTAIVIADFVSYWSHRARHHARFFPLHAVHHSARELDWLAAARMHPLDDLVDNVAVTLPILLLGFDPVVFVAIGPALLLHTLYLHSAVQLSLGPLRYVIATPDFHRWHHAIEPEAQGSNYGGVLAIWDVMFGTFRMPRDRAPSAFGVEPPIDDSLRAQLVRPLERVIRA is encoded by the coding sequence GTGCGCTCGCTCGCGATCGTCTATCTCGGGCTCCTGATCATCGCGCCGCTCTGCGCGCTGGCGCAGCGTCTCCGGCCGAGCGCGACGCCCGCACCGCGTGTGCTGTCGCGGTCTCGGCGCGTCGACTGGCTCTATTGGATCGTCACGCCGCTCGGCACCGGGTTCCTCACGCGCGCCGCGACGCTGACGTTCGCGGCGATGGTCGTGCTCGCGCTCGGGTGGGGCGATCTCGAGGCGCTGCTCGACGTGTTCCACGCGCGCAGTCCGCTGCCCTTCGCGCGGTGGCCGCTCTGGGCGCAATTCCCGACTGCGATCGTAATCGCGGACTTCGTGTCGTACTGGAGCCACCGCGCGCGCCATCACGCGCGCTTCTTCCCGCTCCACGCGGTGCATCACTCCGCGCGTGAGCTCGACTGGCTCGCTGCGGCGCGCATGCACCCGCTCGACGATCTCGTCGACAACGTCGCGGTGACGCTGCCGATCCTGCTGCTCGGCTTCGATCCGGTGGTGTTCGTCGCGATCGGCCCCGCGCTGCTGCTGCACACGCTCTACCTGCACAGCGCGGTGCAGCTCTCGCTCGGGCCCCTCCGCTACGTGATCGCGACGCCCGATTTTCACCGCTGGCACCACGCGATCGAGCCCGAGGCGCAGGGCTCGAACTACGGCGGCGTGCTGGCGATCTGGGACGTGATGTTCGGCACGTTCCGGATGCCGCGCGATCGCGCGCCGAGCGCGTTCGGGGTCGAGCCGCCGATCGACGACTCGCTGCGGGCGCAGCTGGTGCGCCCGCTGGAGCGCGTCATCCGCGCTTGA
- a CDS encoding tetratricopeptide repeat protein: MSAQAEAAPTYVLWLGDDVGALHRELAVRGVQIVKAPAAMAAREIAALAPDLVVLGASAIERAESLAAELDAERPVSPPPLVVLEPGIDTELERRYGVVASLDSTIAMSQLAPRIEGLLAKLGSSHGLWSLSLAPRELEGFAARAREDRRAGVLLCGSPPAAIAMTAEGSCAPSLASFVERTSTSESLTLRFYERAPGRLAVLGADAKPDDTKRRASTRLDGLAVVVIEGGGGSWSAVAEALRDIGANARVVTARKDALEEARTADPAAIVVPTAALATPAGRTILEDPRLSSAALVVVAPERLARSGTGLVVATVIDACAHELAIRERSLGEPLIDRVETLGPARWLKTLARSEAAVRMRVRGPSGEGELVLASGRIKDASFTPRDRAASPLQGAAAVRAVVATSYGTLLANRADTPPHERAPLRAASPMPAAKRPMPQAAIPAPRAGVVAPRPAAVASPPARAAIANGAAPAPQRAAAAARIDAIAPSVDAGAIEHEERTAIAGDEVVRAKVAESVRVDEPPARDSIGSRITRPAPIDDDEDDEPTMLAVRPASLAALASDPKPATEPEPASSATTSEELTTIAIGAIEADAPPAPPSTPEPIPAPSIELPVAPSVPAPRPRSRVPLIALAASIAIGLGVGAWTMRDRLFAHAPDAPVADAPIPTVAAPPAPSEPDTEDPAVAEAPPTEIAEAPPTEIATTAPPTEGPIVDARGAARIVLEADRAMRARQYQRALELADQALALDPTNARAFYDHAVAVLRLGRDAEALEWAERGTRVDRAEPLFWLLIGDIHQQNGRRVRARDAWERCLQVEAGQSSCARRLGTETAATPSTTPSEPAPE, translated from the coding sequence ATGAGCGCGCAGGCCGAGGCCGCTCCGACGTACGTGCTCTGGTTGGGGGACGACGTCGGGGCACTGCACCGAGAGCTCGCCGTTCGCGGCGTCCAGATCGTGAAGGCGCCCGCGGCGATGGCGGCACGAGAGATCGCGGCGCTCGCGCCCGACCTCGTGGTGCTGGGCGCGAGCGCGATCGAGCGCGCGGAGTCGCTCGCGGCCGAGCTCGATGCGGAGCGCCCGGTGAGCCCGCCTCCGCTGGTCGTGCTCGAGCCCGGGATCGACACCGAGCTCGAGCGACGCTACGGCGTGGTCGCGAGCCTCGACTCGACGATCGCGATGTCGCAGCTCGCGCCGCGGATCGAGGGCCTGCTCGCGAAGCTCGGATCGTCGCACGGGCTCTGGTCGCTCTCGCTCGCGCCGCGCGAGCTCGAGGGCTTCGCGGCGCGCGCGAGAGAAGATCGGCGCGCGGGCGTGCTCCTGTGCGGCAGTCCGCCCGCGGCGATCGCGATGACGGCCGAGGGCTCGTGCGCGCCTTCGCTCGCGAGCTTCGTGGAGCGCACGTCGACCAGCGAGAGCCTCACGCTGCGCTTCTACGAGCGAGCGCCGGGGCGGCTCGCCGTGCTCGGCGCCGACGCGAAGCCCGACGACACGAAGCGACGTGCATCGACGCGCCTCGACGGGCTCGCCGTGGTCGTGATCGAGGGCGGCGGTGGATCGTGGTCGGCCGTCGCCGAGGCGCTGCGCGACATCGGCGCGAACGCGCGCGTGGTCACGGCGCGCAAGGACGCGCTCGAAGAGGCGCGCACCGCGGACCCGGCGGCGATCGTGGTGCCGACGGCGGCGCTCGCGACCCCCGCGGGGCGCACGATCCTCGAAGACCCGCGGCTCTCGTCGGCGGCGCTGGTCGTCGTCGCACCGGAGCGCCTCGCGCGCAGCGGCACCGGGCTGGTGGTCGCGACGGTGATCGACGCGTGCGCGCACGAGCTCGCGATCCGCGAGCGGTCGCTCGGCGAGCCCCTGATCGATCGCGTCGAGACGCTCGGCCCGGCGCGATGGCTGAAGACGCTCGCGCGCAGCGAGGCCGCGGTGCGCATGCGGGTGCGCGGTCCGAGCGGCGAAGGCGAGCTCGTGCTCGCGTCGGGGCGGATCAAGGACGCGAGCTTCACGCCTCGCGATCGCGCGGCGAGCCCGCTGCAAGGCGCGGCCGCGGTGCGCGCGGTGGTCGCGACCTCGTACGGCACGTTGCTGGCGAACCGCGCCGACACACCGCCGCACGAGCGTGCGCCGCTGCGCGCGGCGAGCCCGATGCCCGCGGCGAAGCGCCCGATGCCGCAGGCCGCGATCCCGGCGCCGCGCGCGGGCGTGGTCGCCCCGCGGCCTGCCGCCGTCGCGAGCCCTCCGGCACGCGCGGCGATCGCGAACGGCGCCGCGCCGGCGCCGCAGCGCGCAGCGGCCGCGGCACGCATCGACGCGATCGCTCCGAGCGTCGACGCCGGCGCGATCGAGCACGAGGAGCGCACCGCGATCGCCGGTGACGAGGTCGTGCGCGCGAAGGTCGCCGAGTCGGTCCGTGTCGACGAGCCACCGGCGCGCGACTCGATCGGATCGCGGATCACACGACCGGCGCCGATCGACGACGACGAGGACGACGAGCCGACGATGCTCGCAGTGCGCCCCGCGTCGCTGGCGGCGCTCGCGAGCGACCCGAAGCCCGCGACCGAGCCGGAGCCCGCGAGCAGCGCGACGACGAGCGAGGAGCTCACGACGATCGCGATCGGGGCGATCGAAGCCGACGCGCCCCCCGCGCCGCCGAGCACGCCCGAGCCGATCCCCGCACCGTCGATCGAGCTCCCAGTCGCACCGAGCGTCCCCGCTCCGCGCCCGCGCTCGCGCGTGCCGCTGATCGCGCTGGCCGCGTCGATCGCGATCGGGCTCGGAGTCGGTGCGTGGACGATGCGCGATCGTCTCTTCGCGCACGCGCCCGACGCGCCCGTCGCCGACGCGCCCATCCCGACCGTCGCCGCGCCGCCCGCGCCGAGCGAGCCCGACACCGAAGACCCCGCGGTCGCCGAAGCGCCGCCGACCGAGATCGCCGAAGCGCCGCCGACCGAGATCGCCACCACCGCGCCGCCGACCGAGGGCCCCATCGTCGACGCACGCGGCGCCGCGCGCATCGTGCTCGAGGCCGATCGCGCGATGCGCGCGCGTCAGTACCAGCGCGCGCTCGAGCTCGCCGACCAGGCGCTTGCGCTCGATCCCACCAACGCCCGCGCGTTCTACGATCACGCGGTCGCGGTGCTGCGCCTCGGTCGCGACGCCGAGGCGCTCGAGTGGGCCGAGCGAGGCACGCGGGTCGATCGCGCCGAGCCGCTCTTCTGGCTGCTCATCGGCGACATCCACCAGCAGAACGGACGTCGCGTGCGTGCGCGCGACGCGTGGGAGCGCTGCCTCCAGGTCGAGGCCGGCCAGAGCTCCTGCGCGCGCCGGCTCGGCACCGAGACGGCAGCGACGCCGAGCACCACGCCGAGCGAGCCGGCGCCCGAATAA
- a CDS encoding outer membrane beta-barrel domain-containing protein, translated as MIERCVLTFALLASATFGVVPSIASAQEATSACIDEAIRDELNARRRYRGVRERIFQKAGRFELSAMGGVYAADLLSASYLLQGALTYHVTEDIGLEASFAYSRAESELVRIIENDRGVTLIRLDQPVYIYQAHLLWTLAYGKMRWFGADIGRFDFNIALGGGVTDNQTSRGLTGSFGIGVKFFFGEWFSIRIDLRDQILEQELLGESAIVNNLTATLGLSIFIPFES; from the coding sequence ATGATCGAGCGATGCGTGCTGACATTCGCGCTCCTCGCGAGCGCGACGTTCGGCGTCGTTCCATCGATCGCGTCCGCCCAGGAGGCGACCTCGGCCTGCATCGACGAGGCGATCCGCGACGAGCTCAACGCGCGCCGTCGTTATCGCGGCGTCCGCGAGCGCATCTTCCAGAAGGCGGGGCGCTTCGAGCTGAGCGCGATGGGCGGCGTGTACGCCGCGGACCTGCTCAGCGCGTCCTATCTCCTGCAGGGCGCGCTCACCTACCACGTCACCGAGGACATCGGGCTCGAGGCGTCGTTCGCCTACTCACGCGCTGAGTCCGAGCTCGTCCGCATCATCGAGAACGATCGCGGCGTCACGCTGATCCGTCTCGATCAGCCGGTCTACATCTACCAGGCGCATCTGCTCTGGACGCTCGCGTACGGAAAGATGCGCTGGTTCGGCGCGGACATCGGGCGCTTCGACTTCAACATCGCGCTCGGCGGCGGCGTCACCGACAACCAGACCTCGCGCGGCCTCACCGGCAGCTTCGGGATCGGCGTGAAGTTCTTCTTCGGCGAGTGGTTCTCGATCCGCATCGATCTGCGCGATCAGATCCTCGAGCAGGAGCTCCTCGGCGAGTCGGCGATCGTGAACAACCTGACCGCGACGCTGGGGCTCTCGATCTTCATCCCCTTCGAGTCGTGA
- a CDS encoding tetratricopeptide repeat protein, producing MRRAVGLALLLSLCGVETAAAQEGTTLADYYRSLADRRLLAAETGSIEALRELVQQGEALVVQERWDEAALVLWEATESPRFADFAETEEMRQAEFMLAGALQEMGALRTAYRVLERILARGPSDPYFGPAYRRAVDVALAGADLAGIVASLEGVGADPLPPDAANELRYLRGRERYDADDLAAADAQLAEVTRRSRFYANAQYLRGVIAARRGALDEAEARFCSIATTPDTDRFTFYVDRRYFEIRDLTWLALGRVAHEGRRAEDAFYYYFQVPNDSERVSEALFEAAWSMYEGGDAETAVDLLDQLGARFPSSPFVDEAALLRGYVHLARCEFEEADRLFVAFAARFEPIRDELDRILASPSRRARIFEELLEIESRPPTPPVPEGQVAPEPEARELLLGLLRVDPTFFRLYAEIRTLDAEAARSASVADQIAAIEVRLSGSEAPEAAASQADAPEDEAAALARDLAGARAALRAMTDQLDTMRRAGAARDRLEPLEQELRGLGDRVEQIERSMRQSIAASGGAQTSADAAATDLEGMLRRDRRAAYHLPARAAALRARMIDAANDVAVRSITELRDRLAQSLRRARIGRIDAVMGSKRRIEIQIESLAAGRFPAELQDPLRIQGLLRDDEEYWPFEGEYWEDEYEEDEESLAEEPAEPVTESEAEE from the coding sequence ATGCGGCGCGCCGTCGGCCTCGCGTTGCTCCTCTCGCTGTGCGGCGTCGAGACCGCTGCGGCGCAAGAAGGAACGACGCTCGCCGACTACTACCGATCGCTCGCCGATCGCCGGCTGCTCGCGGCGGAGACGGGATCGATCGAGGCGCTGCGCGAGCTCGTGCAGCAGGGTGAGGCGCTCGTGGTGCAGGAGCGCTGGGACGAGGCCGCGCTCGTGCTGTGGGAAGCGACGGAGTCGCCGCGCTTCGCCGACTTCGCCGAGACCGAGGAGATGCGCCAGGCGGAGTTCATGCTCGCCGGCGCGCTGCAGGAGATGGGCGCGCTGCGCACCGCGTATCGCGTGCTCGAGCGCATCCTCGCGCGTGGGCCGAGCGATCCCTACTTCGGGCCCGCGTATCGGCGCGCGGTCGACGTCGCGCTCGCGGGCGCGGATCTCGCGGGGATCGTCGCGTCGCTCGAGGGCGTGGGCGCCGATCCGCTGCCGCCCGACGCGGCCAACGAGCTGCGGTATCTGCGGGGTCGCGAGCGCTACGACGCGGACGATCTCGCGGCGGCCGACGCGCAGCTCGCGGAGGTGACGCGACGCTCGCGCTTCTACGCGAACGCGCAGTATCTGCGCGGCGTGATCGCGGCACGACGCGGCGCGCTCGACGAGGCCGAGGCGCGCTTCTGCTCGATCGCGACCACGCCCGACACCGATCGCTTCACGTTCTACGTCGATCGCCGCTACTTCGAGATCCGCGATCTCACGTGGCTCGCGCTGGGCCGCGTGGCGCACGAGGGGCGGCGGGCCGAGGACGCGTTCTACTACTACTTCCAGGTGCCGAACGACTCGGAGCGCGTCAGCGAGGCGCTCTTCGAGGCGGCGTGGTCGATGTACGAAGGAGGCGACGCGGAGACCGCGGTCGATCTCCTCGACCAGCTCGGCGCGCGCTTCCCGAGCTCGCCCTTCGTCGACGAAGCGGCGTTGCTGCGCGGCTACGTGCACCTCGCGCGCTGCGAGTTCGAGGAGGCGGATCGATTGTTCGTCGCGTTCGCGGCGCGCTTCGAGCCGATCCGCGACGAGCTCGATCGCATCCTCGCCTCGCCCTCGCGGCGCGCGCGGATCTTCGAGGAGCTGCTCGAGATCGAGTCGCGCCCACCGACGCCCCCGGTGCCCGAGGGCCAGGTCGCGCCCGAGCCCGAGGCGCGCGAGCTGCTGCTCGGACTGCTGCGGGTCGATCCCACGTTCTTCCGGCTCTACGCGGAGATCCGCACGCTCGACGCGGAGGCGGCGCGCTCGGCGAGCGTCGCCGATCAGATCGCGGCGATCGAAGTGCGTCTGTCGGGGAGCGAGGCGCCCGAGGCCGCCGCGTCGCAGGCCGACGCACCGGAGGACGAGGCGGCGGCGCTCGCGCGTGATCTCGCGGGCGCACGCGCGGCGCTGCGTGCGATGACCGATCAGCTCGACACGATGCGGCGCGCGGGCGCGGCGCGGGATCGGCTCGAGCCGCTCGAGCAGGAGCTGCGTGGGCTCGGGGATCGCGTCGAGCAGATCGAGCGCTCGATGCGCCAGTCGATCGCGGCGAGCGGCGGTGCGCAGACGAGCGCGGACGCCGCGGCGACCGATCTCGAGGGCATGCTGCGGCGCGATCGGCGTGCGGCGTATCACCTCCCGGCGCGCGCAGCGGCGCTGCGGGCGCGGATGATCGACGCGGCGAACGACGTCGCGGTGCGCTCGATCACCGAGCTCCGCGATCGGCTCGCGCAGAGCCTTCGTCGTGCGCGCATCGGTCGGATCGACGCGGTGATGGGCAGCAAGCGCCGCATCGAGATCCAGATCGAGAGCCTCGCGGCCGGGCGCTTCCCCGCGGAGCTGCAGGATCCGCTGCGCATCCAGGGCCTCCTGCGCGACGACGAGGAGTACTGGCCGTTCGAGGGCGAGTACTGGGAAGACGAGTACGAAGAGGACGAGGAGTCCCTCGCGGAAGAGCCCGCCGAGCCCGTGACCGAGAGCGAGGCCGAGGAATGA
- a CDS encoding tetratricopeptide repeat protein, protein MKRVLVLSLLLSLASPASAQRGQAGSRFQTPAAESRIETEGPSDEERAQLRGDDDSGAPEDLEERLYLRERPDALGSAAREWHDAQLETLLHDRERLAGERRDQAIALLEEFVREEPETAAEMPDALLRLAELRWELARSQYLERFAAWQQVPEENRGTEPAPDYRPAITLYDRILEHHRDYDRYDFVLYMKAFALTELQDLEGALALYRRILRDFPQSRFVPDAHMALAEAAFANLEFEAALPEFEQVLRYRDSELYDMALFKSAWCLWRMNRTTEAATRFRQVLDLGRDRGQLTSAQRRRLRDLQSEALDYLIQVFTEDERNTAQDVFRFLEEIGGERYAGRVLSRLSLRYMDDARYDQGIAAYRLLLEMEPANEDAPLWAQQIAAGYAALDDSQHTLEALTALAEGYLPGGAWAQQQSDPEVVEAARVRIERAVRVRAMRWHELGQRDNQRTRFEWAERGYDLYLEHFPESESAYNLHFYRAEILFHRLERYPEAGDEYLAAAHRNPQGEHTRDALYNAIGAFERVREGQLETCTRTRGTAPPRTPAQAPAQPPAEGAPEDPCGETENDVKFSEAIELYVELFPNDPDLPEILFRQGRLYYDRGIYDPAVRLFGQLLERFPQSEYAATAGELILDSFNRAQDYANIETWARRLKTAPSFQNAQAQQRLDTLILQAVFALGEQLAGRGEHGEAALAYQRAAEEFPRDPRARQAWYNAGLERQRAGDLAGASSAYDRLIELHPGSNEGALAAWSGAQMMESIAQFSDAARFYEAYGTRFPQGEHAADSLYNAVLLRLAAEDWDDAVRAANAFLERHARDAQADEVSFMLARAHEGAERWTEAARVYTEYARRSRNPDRDVEAQTRLAQVLLRAEDRAGADRALQQAVRTGRGALRRLGERGRYWLAQARYLQGELVLREFEGVQIAGPVDGLRQRLERKSQLLRDASTAFAEVVELRVAELVTAALFQIGRSYELFAQSLREFEVPPNLTEEEDQAYRDQLAMFIIPIEEQALQAYEGGYQQAIELRIFNSWTAQLREGLTRLNDVQYPPFREMGADIVEGVPLPPPQPLDGLRRGEPAAPESAPGAAAAPTPTTTTTGGEATQGERPREERGTRRRRRSR, encoded by the coding sequence ATGAAGCGCGTCCTCGTGCTCTCGCTCTTGCTCTCGCTCGCGTCGCCCGCGAGCGCGCAGCGCGGGCAGGCCGGCTCGCGCTTCCAGACGCCCGCGGCCGAGTCGCGCATCGAGACCGAGGGCCCGAGCGACGAGGAGCGAGCGCAGCTGCGCGGCGACGACGACTCCGGCGCGCCCGAGGATCTCGAGGAGCGCCTCTATCTGCGCGAGCGGCCCGACGCGCTCGGCTCCGCGGCGCGCGAGTGGCACGACGCGCAGCTCGAGACGCTGCTGCACGATCGCGAGCGCCTCGCGGGCGAGCGTCGCGATCAGGCGATCGCGCTGCTCGAGGAGTTCGTGCGCGAGGAGCCGGAGACCGCGGCGGAGATGCCCGACGCGCTCCTCCGCCTCGCCGAGCTGCGCTGGGAGCTCGCGCGGTCGCAGTACCTCGAGCGCTTCGCCGCGTGGCAGCAGGTGCCCGAGGAGAACCGCGGCACCGAGCCGGCGCCCGACTACCGCCCTGCGATCACGCTCTACGATCGCATCCTCGAGCACCATCGCGACTACGACCGCTACGACTTCGTGCTCTACATGAAGGCGTTCGCGCTCACCGAGCTCCAGGATCTCGAGGGCGCGCTCGCGCTCTATCGACGCATCCTGCGCGACTTCCCGCAGAGCCGGTTCGTGCCGGACGCGCACATGGCGCTCGCCGAGGCGGCGTTCGCGAACCTCGAATTCGAGGCGGCGCTGCCCGAGTTCGAGCAGGTGCTGCGATACCGCGACAGCGAGCTCTACGACATGGCGCTCTTCAAGAGCGCGTGGTGCCTGTGGCGCATGAACCGCACGACGGAAGCGGCGACGCGCTTTCGTCAGGTGCTCGATCTCGGGCGCGATCGCGGGCAGCTCACGAGCGCGCAGCGACGACGCCTGCGCGATCTCCAGAGCGAGGCGCTCGACTATCTGATCCAGGTCTTCACCGAGGACGAGCGCAACACCGCGCAGGACGTGTTCCGGTTCCTCGAGGAGATCGGCGGTGAGCGATACGCGGGGCGCGTGCTCTCGCGCTTGTCGCTCCGCTACATGGACGACGCGCGCTACGACCAGGGCATCGCCGCATATCGCCTGTTGCTCGAGATGGAGCCGGCGAACGAGGACGCGCCGCTCTGGGCGCAGCAGATCGCGGCGGGATATGCGGCGCTCGACGACTCGCAGCACACGCTCGAGGCGCTGACCGCGCTGGCCGAGGGATATCTGCCGGGGGGCGCCTGGGCGCAGCAGCAGAGTGATCCCGAGGTCGTCGAGGCGGCGAGGGTGCGAATCGAGCGTGCCGTTCGAGTGCGCGCGATGCGCTGGCACGAGCTCGGACAGCGCGACAACCAGCGCACTCGATTCGAGTGGGCGGAGCGCGGATACGATCTCTATCTCGAGCACTTCCCCGAGAGCGAGAGTGCCTACAACCTGCACTTCTATCGCGCGGAGATCCTGTTCCATCGACTGGAGCGATATCCGGAGGCGGGAGACGAATATCTCGCGGCCGCACACCGGAATCCGCAGGGCGAGCACACGCGTGACGCGCTCTACAACGCGATCGGCGCGTTCGAGCGGGTGAGGGAAGGGCAGCTCGAGACGTGCACGCGGACGCGGGGGACCGCGCCGCCGCGGACTCCGGCGCAAGCGCCGGCGCAGCCGCCCGCGGAGGGCGCGCCCGAAGACCCGTGCGGCGAGACCGAGAACGACGTGAAGTTCTCGGAGGCGATCGAGCTCTACGTCGAGCTCTTTCCCAACGACCCGGATCTGCCGGAGATCCTGTTCCGACAGGGACGGCTCTACTACGACCGCGGGATCTACGACCCTGCAGTGCGCCTCTTCGGTCAGCTCCTCGAACGATTCCCGCAGAGCGAGTACGCGGCGACCGCGGGCGAGCTGATCCTCGACTCGTTCAATCGCGCGCAGGACTACGCGAACATCGAGACCTGGGCGCGACGGCTGAAGACCGCGCCGTCGTTCCAGAACGCGCAGGCACAGCAGCGGCTCGACACGCTGATCCTCCAGGCGGTGTTCGCGCTCGGCGAGCAGCTCGCGGGGCGCGGCGAGCACGGCGAGGCCGCGCTCGCGTACCAGCGCGCGGCCGAGGAATTCCCCCGCGATCCGCGGGCGCGACAGGCCTGGTACAACGCGGGCCTCGAGCGACAGCGCGCGGGTGATCTCGCGGGCGCGTCGAGCGCGTACGACCGACTGATCGAGCTGCACCCGGGCAGCAACGAGGGCGCGCTCGCGGCGTGGTCGGGCGCGCAGATGATGGAGTCGATCGCGCAGTTCTCCGATGCCGCGCGCTTCTACGAGGCGTACGGCACGCGCTTCCCGCAGGGCGAGCACGCGGCGGACTCGCTCTACAACGCGGTGCTGCTGCGCCTGGCGGCGGAGGACTGGGACGACGCGGTGCGCGCGGCGAACGCGTTCCTCGAGCGCCATGCGCGCGACGCCCAGGCCGACGAGGTGAGCTTCATGCTCGCGCGCGCGCACGAGGGCGCGGAGCGCTGGACCGAGGCGGCGCGCGTCTACACCGAGTACGCGCGACGGAGCCGCAACCCCGATCGCGACGTCGAGGCGCAGACCCGCCTCGCGCAGGTGCTCCTGCGCGCCGAGGATCGCGCGGGCGCGGATCGCGCGCTGCAGCAGGCGGTGCGCACCGGTCGCGGCGCGCTGCGACGGCTCGGCGAGCGCGGTCGTTATTGGCTCGCGCAGGCGCGATATCTCCAGGGCGAGCTCGTGCTCCGCGAGTTCGAGGGCGTGCAGATCGCGGGGCCGGTCGACGGGCTGCGACAGCGCCTCGAGCGCAAGAGCCAGCTGCTGCGCGACGCGTCGACGGCGTTCGCCGAGGTCGTCGAGCTGCGGGTCGCCGAGCTCGTCACCGCGGCGCTCTTCCAGATCGGTCGCAGCTACGAGCTCTTCGCGCAGTCGCTGCGCGAGTTCGAGGTCCCGCCGAACCTCACCGAGGAAGAAGATCAGGCGTACCGCGACCAGCTCGCGATGTTCATCATCCCGATCGAAGAGCAGGCGCTGCAGGCGTACGAGGGCGGCTACCAGCAGGCGATCGAGCTGCGCATCTTCAACTCGTGGACCGCGCAGCTCCGCGAGGGCCTCACGCGGCTGAACGACGTGCAGTACCCGCCGTTCCGCGAGATGGGCGCGGACATCGTCGAGGGCGTGCCGCTCCCGCCGCCGCAGCCGCTCGACGGACTGCGCCGCGGCGAGCCCGCCGCGCCCGAGAGCGCGCCCGGCGCCGCGGCGGCGCCGACTCCGACGACGACGACGACGGGCGGAGAAGCGACGCAGGGCGAGCGCCCGCGCGAAGAGCGCGGCACTCGGCGCCGCCGCCGATCGCGCTGA
- a CDS encoding cupin domain-containing protein, protein MTLPTESRSTADELAQRLGLAPHPEGGFYRETYRASTMVDTPRGPRAASTAIYFLVPRGTFSALHRIASDEVWHHYAGAALRVVCIGEDGARRDLVLGPGHAPQGVVEAGAWFGATIEGEGEWALVGCTVAPGFDFADFELAQRADLIARFPQHAQVITALTRS, encoded by the coding sequence ATGACACTGCCCACCGAGAGTCGGTCCACCGCCGACGAGCTCGCGCAGCGCCTCGGCCTCGCGCCGCACCCCGAGGGCGGCTTCTACCGCGAGACCTACCGCGCGAGCACGATGGTCGACACCCCGCGCGGCCCGCGCGCCGCGTCCACCGCGATCTACTTCCTCGTCCCGCGCGGCACGTTCTCGGCGCTGCACCGCATCGCGAGCGACGAGGTCTGGCACCACTACGCGGGCGCCGCGCTGCGCGTGGTGTGCATCGGGGAGGACGGCGCGCGCCGCGATCTCGTGCTCGGGCCCGGCCACGCGCCGCAGGGCGTCGTCGAAGCGGGCGCGTGGTTCGGCGCGACGATCGAGGGCGAAGGCGAATGGGCGCTCGTCGGGTGCACCGTCGCGCCGGGCTTCGACTTCGCGGACTTCGAGCTCGCGCAGCGCGCCGATCTGATCGCGCGCTTCCCCCAGCACGCGCAGGTGATCACGGCGCTGACGCGATCATGA